A region of the Streptomyces durocortorensis genome:
TGGTCGAGGGCGGCGCGCAGTGCGGCGGGATCGGTGACCGGGGTGCCCTTGGCGGGCGGGAGCAGCCAGCCGGTGCCGGAGACGGGCGGCTCGGCGGGGACGCGCAGCCCGCGGCCGTCCGTCCTCGTACAGGCGCTGCCCGGTACGTCCCAGGCGTCGGCGGTGCCCGGTGGGACGAGGAAGCCGAGGGTGTCGCAGGCTCCGTCGTGCAGGACCGGGCCGACGGCCTCGTGGTCGGCGCCGCGGCGGAGGATGTCGACGGCTTCCAGGCCCTGCCGTGCCGGGACCGTGACGAGGTCGCAGGACTCGTGCTCCGGCACCGGGTTCGCCGCCGGGGCCGCCGAGCATGTTGTCGCGGTCGTCCATGAACCGGTCTCCCGGCCGAGATGCAACAAGGGAACCTCTCCTCTCATCGCCGAATCATCGCCGAACGGAGCCGCACTCCGTCTCCACATGGACCAACGGCACGGGTGCGTCAAGGGCTACGGGCCCACACCGCCGCAAAGGGTGGCAGTTCATGGCGGATCAAGGGAGAGATGCCCCTTTTGCGAAGAAACGCTGCGTGTGTGTCCTGTCACAGCAGGTACGTTCTTGCTCCGCCGGGACACCGGAAAACAGGAACCCGGCCGCACCAGAGAGGGGCCGGCCATGGGGTCGACAGGGGCAGTTCCCAACCTCGCCTTCCGCCGACTGCGCGGTCAGCGTTCCGCCGGGGAGTTCGCGGCGGCGGTGCGCAGAGCGGCGCGGGAGATCGGGGAGCAGGTCGCGTGCGACGCCCGCTACGTGGGGCGCGTGGAGTCCGGGGAGATCCGCTGCCCCAACTACGCCTACGAACGGGTCTTCCTGCACATGTTCCCCGGGGCGTCCCTGGCCGACCTGGGGTTCTCGGCCCGCGAGACCGTACGCGGGAGGGGGGCGCGGGTCGTGTCCGAGCCCCCGCCCGAACCTCCGCCCGCGCCCGTGTCCGTACCTGTGTCCCCACTCGCGCTTCACAGCGACATCCACGAAACCGACGAGGAGAGCGACGTGCTGCGTCGCGTATTCATGACGAGCGGGACCGCCACGGTGGCGGCCGCTTCCCTGGGGCTCGGCGAGGCGCCCGCCTCCGCCGCCACCCGGGTCTCCCTGCCCGCGCAGCGCCGGGTCGGCGAGACGGAGGTGAGCGCCGTCGAGAAGGCCGTACGGCAGATCCGGCTGCTGGACGACCGGCACGGCGCGGACGGGCTGTACCGGCGGGCCGCCCAGCCGCTTCGCGCGGCGTACGAACTGCTGGACGCCGGGACCACCGCGCGCCGCGCCACCGCGGACCGGCTGCACGCGGGAGCGGGCGAGCTGGCCATCTCGGTGGGCTGGCTGGCCCATGACTCGGGCCGCTTCGACGACGCACGCTCGCACTACGCGGAGGCACTGGCCACGGCCCGGCTGTCCGGGGACGCGGGTCTTGAGGCGCACGCGTTCTGCAACACGTCGTTCCTGGCCCGGGACGCGGGGCGGCCGCGGGAGGCGGTACGGGCGGCGGAGGCCGGACAGCGGGCCGCCCGCACCCTGGGCTCGCCCCGGCTGCTGGCACTGCTCGCGCTGCGGGAGGCGGGGGGCCGGGCGGGGCTCGGTGACCGTACGGGGTGCGACCTGGCGATCGGGCGGGCGCGGGCAGCGTTCGAGCGGGGGCCCGCGGCCGGGGACCCCGAGTGGATGAGCTTCTTCCGGGAGGCGGAGCTTGAGCTGCTGGAGGCGCAGTGCTGGTCGGCGCTGGGCGACTGGTCCCGTGCCGCGCGGCACGGGCGCCGGGCCACGGCACTCCAGGACGCGCACTTCACCCGGAACCTGGCGCTGTACCGGGCCCAGCTGACGGGCGACCTGGCCCGGGCGGGGCGGGTGGACGAGGCGGCGGCGACCGGGCACCAGGTCCTGGACCTGCTGACCCGGGTCCGGTCCTCGCGGATCCGGGGGATGCTGGCGGGGGCGGCACGAGTGCTGGAATCCCGGGGCGGGCCGCCCCCGGTCACGGCGTTCCTGACCCGGCACGGGGGGTCGGCGGTGGTGCGGTGAGCGGTGAGAGCTTTCCGGCGGTGCGCGTGGTCAGCCCGTCCGGACCGGGCGGCTGCCCCCGCCGCCGTTGCGGGGCGCGTGGTCAGCCCGTCCGCAGGGCTCCGGGCAGCGGGCACCGCCGCTCCCAGCGCCTACCGCTCCAAGTGCCCCGTGTCGTTCCAGCGCTCCACGGCCGGCAGGCCGTACGCCCAGCCGAGGACCGACAGTGACGTCGGCTCCAGGCGGATGCGGGCGCCGAAGGACAGGTCCTCGCCCAGCCACCGCGCCCCCAGGGCCCGCAGAATGTGGCCGTGGGCGAAGACCAGCACGTCCCGGTCCGCCGACCGCGCCCAGGCGACGATCTCGTCCGCGCGGGCGGTGACGTCGGCGACGGACTCCCCGTCCGGGACCCCGTCACGCCAGATCAGCCAGTCGGGCCGGTCCGCCTTGATCCGGGCCGGGGTGAGGCCCTCGTACGCCCCGTAGTCCCATTCCATCAGCGCATCCCACGTCTCGGCCCGCTCACCGAAGCCGGCGAGCTCGCACGTCTCGGCGGCCCGGACGAGCGGGCTGGTGCGGACCTCGACACCGGGCAGCCCCGCCCAGGGGGCCCGGTGCAGCCGCTCGCCGAGCAGCTTGGCGCCCTCGCGGCCGGCGTCCAGGAGCGGGATGTCCGTCCTGCCGGTGTGGTTGCCCTGGACCGACCACTGGGTCTGGCCATGCCGGGCAAGCAGGATGCGCGGTGCCATAACGGCTCTCCCTGGAACGCTGGTGCTGGGGGTTCCATCATCCCGTACGGCACGCGCAGGCAACCTCCGGGACCGTACCTACGTCCCATCCTGAGCAGCCGTCCCACCGAAGCCACGGACCACGGCGGGGACCGCTGCGTACGGGACGTCCGGAAGAGGACCCCCGGGGGAATCGGCGGCACTGTGCCGCCGTACGGTTGAACGCTCGCCGTCGGCCGCATGAACATGGGGAGAGCTACCGGATGCCGCACGCCACCGCGCCGCTCGCGATTGGTCATCGGCCCCGCTGGTGGACGGAGCTGCCACTGATCGCGGTGGTGTACGCGCTGTATTCGGTGGGCCGCCTCCTGGTGCACGGCGACGTGTCGACGGCGGTCGGCAACGGCCTGGCGATCCTGCGGCTCGAACAGGCACTGTTCCTGAACGCCGAGCATCCGCTGAACCGGCTCTTCACCACCACCCCGTCCATAGGCATACCCGCCGACTTCGCGTACGCCTCGCTGCACTACGTGGTCACCCCGGCCGTCCTCGTCTGGCTGTTCCGGCGCAGGCCGGCCTCCTACCGTGCGGCCCGGGTCTGGCTGATGAACTCGACGCTGCTGGGCCTGGTCGGCTTCACGCTGATGCCGACCTGCCCGCCCCGGCTGCTCGACGCGAGCCACGGCTTCGTCGACACGATGGCGCAGTACAGCAGTTACGGCTGGTGGGGCGAGGGGGCGAGCGCGCCGCGCGGGCTGAGCGGGATGACCAACCAGTACGCGGCGATGCCGAGCCTGCACGTCGGCTGGTCGATCTGGTGCGGAATCCTGCTGTGGCGGCACGGCCGCCACCCCCTCGTACGGGCGGCGGGAATCGCCTATCCGCTGCTCACCACGATCATCGTGATGGGCACCGCCAACCACTACTTCCTGGACGCTGTCGCGGGCGCCGCGGTGATGGCCGTCGGAGCCCTCCTGACCAGGCCCGTCATCCGGTTCGCCGACCGCTGCAAGGACTGGGGCAGGGCCCGGATCGCCCGTCCGGTCGCGGACCGTTTCCGGGGTGGCCGGGCCACCGCCGCCGCGGATGTTCCGGCGACCGTGTCCCCCGATGTCAGTGCCGGGTGCAAGACTTCGCCGGGTGAGCGAATCCCCGGCCAGCGGACCTCCTCCGCAGATCCCCCCGGCACGGCAGTCGGAGGCGCGGCAGCCCGAGCCGCCGCCGACGCGGCCGCGAGCGACGACGCTCCGGCAGCGGCTCGCTGAGCTGCGCGGCCCCTCCGTAGCACCGCATCCGCTCGACGCCCGCGCACTGGCCGCCCTCGCCGCGAACCCCGGCTGCAAGCGGCGTGCCCTGCTCGACGGAGCCGGGGTGGACAAGGGCGTGCTCGCCGCCGCACTCGGCTCCCCCGCCCCCTTCGGGCAGTCCCAGTTCGCCTTCATGCGGGGCAACGCGTTCGAGGCGAAGGTCAAGGCCGACGGCGGCGCCGAGCTGCTGCGCCTGTTGTACGAGCGCCTCGGCGACGGCGCTGCGGCCCCGGGTGCGGACGTGTTCGCGCCCGATCTGAGCGCCGCCGGTCCCGAGGGCCGCGCCGCGCGCACCGCGCTCGCGCTGCGGGAGGCGACGGCCGCGGGCGGCTGGGCGCTGCTGGACCACCCGATGCTGGCGCTGGAGGTGGCGGGTTCCCCCGCCTATCTGGAGCCGGACGCGGTGGTGGTGCACCCCGACGGCCGGTGGACCGTCGTCGAAATCAAGTCGTTCCCCATGATCGACGCATCCGCCGACGCCGCGAAGGTCGGTGCGGCAGCCCGGCAGTCCGCGGTGTACGTGCTGGCGCTGGAGCGGGTCGCGGCGGTGACCGAGGGCGCGGAGGTCGGCCACCGCGTGCTGCTGGTCTGCCCCAAGGACTTCTCCAACCTGCCGACGGCCTCCGTCGTCGACGTACGCAAGCAGCGGGCCGTCACCCGCCGCCAGCTGACCCGGCTCACCCGGATCGAGGACCTCGCGGACGCCCTGCCCGCGGGGACGACGTTCGATCCCGCGTGCTCGCCGCAGGAGCTGGAGACCGCCGTCTCCTCCGTTACCGCCGCCTACGCGCCCGAGTGCCTGGCCGCCTGTGAGCTTGCGTTCCACTGCCGGGCGAAGTGCCGGGCCGAGGGGGCTGTGGAGGCGCTCGGCCGGAGTGTGCGCGGTGAGCTGGGCGGGCTGACCACGGTGGCCGGGGTGCTGGCGGCCGCCGCGGGCAAGGAGGGCGACCCCGCCGATCCGACGGTCGCGGCCCTGCGCCGGGCCGCCGCGCTGCGCGCCGAGGCGCTGGAGAGCGCGGCGGCGCTCCGTGGGCGGGGACAGTCCCTGGAAGGGGCGGCCGGATGTCGCTGATCACCACGCTCGCCCGGCTGGAGGCCGTCGACTCCGGCCGCGCCCAGCCGCTGGCGACGGTCCGCCACCGCCATCTCACGGACCGGCCGCTGGTGCTGGTGCCGCTGACCACCGCAGGCGAGGCCGGGGCTCCGCTCGGGGCGCTGGTCGGCACGGACCGGGAGGCGCCCAGGCTGCTGGCCGTCGCCCAGCCCCGCGACCGGGATCTGCGGTTCGCGTTCCTGGCCGAGCTGGCGGAGACCGTCCTTCCGCACATCGAGGCGTACGCGGACGTCGTCGAGCCCGCCGAGCGCAACGAGACCGATCCGGCGACCGGCAAGAAGACCAAGGTCGAGGTCGAGCTGTGCACGGACGCGGCCCAGCTGATCGTGCCGAGCCGGGCGGGCATCGAGTTCGTGCGGCTGCTTGGCCGGTCCATGCGTTTCCGCCGGACCGCCGACGACGACCCGGACACGCCCTATCCGGCCCCGGTGCGCGTCCCGCTGCTCGGCCGCTGGCTGACGCATTACGGGGAGCGGGCCCGGGTGCCCGGCTCCTCACTGCTGCTGGCCACCACGGATCTGCTGAACCGGCACTGGGCGACCGGGCAGAGCAGCCTGGAGGACCAGCACCTGGGCGCGCTGCTCTCCTGGATCGATCCGCCGGACGGCTCCTCGGGGGCCGAGGCGGCGCTCCGGGCCGAGCTGGCCCGGGACGGTGCGGGCCAGCTGCTCTGCCCGCCCGCGGGTCCGGCCACCGACCCGGACTTCGACAACCGTCTCCTCGCCCCCGCCATCGAGCGCTACGACCGGGCCCGTTCGGCGCTCGCCTCCGCCGAGGACGGGCTCGCGGCGGATGCCCGTCTCGGTGAGCTGAGCGGCGCCGAGCGGGAGATCCGCTCCCTGCTGGCGCGGGTCATGCTGCCGACCTGGGACGCGGTGTGGCGGGGTCTCGACCTGCTGCGGGAGCTGCCCGAGGGGTCCCGGGCCGAGGACCGCTGGACCCGGGACCGCTGGTCGTTCACGAGCCACCGCGACCGGGTGCGCTCGGGCGAGCCGCCGCAGCCGCGCCACGACGACGCGGTGACGGCCGCGCAGAAGCTGGCCTCCCGGGAGACCGCCCAGGCCCAGCTGGAGGCCCAGGAGGCGCTGGACGATCCGCTGGTGCTGGCGGGGCGGCGGCTGGCGGGCGAGGCGTTCCTCGCCGAGGTGGCCGGGGTGGAGATGGCGTACACCGAGTCCAAGCGCCCTTCCCCGCGCCCGCTGGTCACCGTCCGCACGGGCGAGTGCCCGCACCTGGGCGAGCGGACGAAGGTGTATCGCTCGCTGGACGGCAAGCCGCAGACGGCGGAGTTCGTAAGGTACGCCTCCGAGGCCCCCGGTGACGGTCCGGAGGTCCCCGGTGGCGGTCTTGAGGCCCTCGGTGACGGTCCGGAGGCCTCTGGTAACGGTTCCGAGAGCCCGGCCGACGACGGCGGGGTCCTGCTCGTGCTGAGGATCCTGGACCGGATGGGCCGGGGCAAGGAGCCCGCGCCCGGTTCGGTGCCGGAGCCCGGGGAGCGGATCGCCTGGACCCTGTTCGAGCACGACCAGCGCTCCGGCCCGAAGCTGCCGGACCCGGAGGACACGCCGTGGACCCACGGCGGCCCGCCGGGCGCGGACGCCGCCACGCGCGCGGAGTATCCCGACCCCGTGACTCCGGAGGACCTGCTGTGACCCCGAACCTCATCACGGGACCTGTTGTGACGGCCGCCGTCCGGGAGGGCTCGCTGTGAACACCGTCTTCGATCCGGGCGCGGCGGCGGCGCGGGCGACCGGCGCGATCCTGGACGACACCCTGCGCGGGAGTGCGCGCGGCATCGTCGTGGACTCGCCACCCGGCGCCGGTAAGTCGACCCTGGTGGTCCGGGCGGCTCTGGAGCTCGCCGCCGCCGGTCGCCCGCTGATGGTGGTCGCGCAGACCAACGCCCAGGTCGACGACCTGGTGGTGCGCCTCGCGGAGAAGGAGCCGGAGCTGCCGGTGGGGCGGCTGCACAGCAACGACTCCGACCCGTACGACAAGGTGCTGGACGGCCTCGACAACGTGACGAAATCGGCGAAGGCGGCCGATCTGGCCGGACTCGACGTGGTGATCTCGACGGCCGCCAAGTGGGCACACGTGAAGAACGTGGAGCCGTGGGGCCACGCGATCGTGGATGAGGCGTACCAGATGCGCTCGGACGCGCTGCTGGCCGTGGCCGGGCTGTTCGAGCGGGCGCTGTTCGTCGGGGACCCGGGGCAGCTGGACCCGTTCTCGATCGTCGG
Encoded here:
- a CDS encoding phosphatase PAP2 family protein translates to MPHATAPLAIGHRPRWWTELPLIAVVYALYSVGRLLVHGDVSTAVGNGLAILRLEQALFLNAEHPLNRLFTTTPSIGIPADFAYASLHYVVTPAVLVWLFRRRPASYRAARVWLMNSTLLGLVGFTLMPTCPPRLLDASHGFVDTMAQYSSYGWWGEGASAPRGLSGMTNQYAAMPSLHVGWSIWCGILLWRHGRHPLVRAAGIAYPLLTTIIVMGTANHYFLDAVAGAAVMAVGALLTRPVIRFADRCKDWGRARIARPVADRFRGGRATAAADVPATVSPDVSAGCKTSPGERIPGQRTSSADPPGTAVGGAAARAAADAAASDDAPAAAR
- a CDS encoding histidine phosphatase family protein, giving the protein MAPRILLARHGQTQWSVQGNHTGRTDIPLLDAGREGAKLLGERLHRAPWAGLPGVEVRTSPLVRAAETCELAGFGERAETWDALMEWDYGAYEGLTPARIKADRPDWLIWRDGVPDGESVADVTARADEIVAWARSADRDVLVFAHGHILRALGARWLGEDLSFGARIRLEPTSLSVLGWAYGLPAVERWNDTGHLER
- a CDS encoding ATP-binding protein, which translates into the protein MGSTGAVPNLAFRRLRGQRSAGEFAAAVRRAAREIGEQVACDARYVGRVESGEIRCPNYAYERVFLHMFPGASLADLGFSARETVRGRGARVVSEPPPEPPPAPVSVPVSPLALHSDIHETDEESDVLRRVFMTSGTATVAAASLGLGEAPASAATRVSLPAQRRVGETEVSAVEKAVRQIRLLDDRHGADGLYRRAAQPLRAAYELLDAGTTARRATADRLHAGAGELAISVGWLAHDSGRFDDARSHYAEALATARLSGDAGLEAHAFCNTSFLARDAGRPREAVRAAEAGQRAARTLGSPRLLALLALREAGGRAGLGDRTGCDLAIGRARAAFERGPAAGDPEWMSFFREAELELLEAQCWSALGDWSRAARHGRRATALQDAHFTRNLALYRAQLTGDLARAGRVDEAAATGHQVLDLLTRVRSSRIRGMLAGAARVLESRGGPPPVTAFLTRHGGSAVVR